A genomic window from Cricetulus griseus strain 17A/GY chromosome 4, alternate assembly CriGri-PICRH-1.0, whole genome shotgun sequence includes:
- the LOC100764766 gene encoding neutrophilic granule protein, which produces MARLWKALVLVVALAVVPCEAHRPPRFEDIVDRAIEAYNNGRPGKPLFRLVDATQPSGQFSTSRISLEFRIKETECISTPERTQPRNCNFLEDGEERDCTVQFLRRGRSTYLTLSCDTDCSRQDSPDYTVEDVSEKDQLKDLTQD; this is translated from the exons ATGGCAAGGCTGTGGAAGGCACTTGTGTTGGTGGTGGCCTTGGCTGTGGTACCCTGTGAGGCCCATCGCCCACCAAGATTTGAGGATATTGTTGACCGGGCCATAGAGGCATACAACAATGGGCGTCCAGGAAAGCCCCTCTTCCGCCTGGTAGATGCCACTCAGCCATCTGGTCAG TTCTCCACTAGCAGGATCTCACTGGAGTTCAGGATTAAAGAGACAGAGTGCATCTCCACACCGGAAAGAACACAGCCTAGAAACTGCAACTTCCTGGAGGATGGG GAGGAGCGAGACTGCACAGTCCAATTCCTCAGAAGGGGGCGTTCAACCTACCTGACCTTGAGCTGTGACACGGATTGCAGTAGACAG GATTCTCCTGATTACACTGTGGAGGATGTCTCTGAGAAGGACCAGCTCAAAGATCTTACCCAAGATTAG
- the Klhl18 gene encoding kelch-like protein 18 isoform X2 produces MVEDGAEELEDLVHFSVSELPSRGYGVMEEIRRQGKLCDVTLKIGDHKFSAHRIVLAASIPYFHAMFTNDMMECKQDEIVMQGMDPSALEALINFAYNGNLAIDQQNVQSLLMGASFLQLQSIKDACCTFLRERLHPKNCLGVRQFAETMMCAVLYDAANSFIHQHFVEVSLSEEFLALPLEDVLELVSRDELNVKSEEQVFEAALAWVRYDREKREPCLPELLSNIRLPLCRPQFLSDRVQQDDLVRCCHKCRDLVDEAKDYHLMPERRPHLPAFRTRPRCCTSIAGLIYAVGGLNSAGDSLNVVEVFDPIANRWEKCHPMTTARSRVGVAVVNGLLYAIGGYDGQLRLSTVEAYNPETDTWTRVGSMNSKRSAMGTVVLDGQIYVCGGYDGNSSLNSVETYSPETDKWTVVTPMSSNRSAAGVTIFEGRIYVSGGHDGLQIFNSVEHYNHHTATWHPAASMLNKRCRHGAASLGSKMFVCGGYDGSGFLSIAEMYSSVADQWCLIVPMHTRRSRVSLVASCGRLYAVGGYDGQSNLSSVEMYDPETDRWTFMAPMACHEGGVGVGCIPLLTI; encoded by the exons CCGGATCGTCTTAGCAGCTTCCATCCCATACTTCCATGCTATGTTTACTAATGACATGATGGAGTGCAAGCAGGATGAGATTGTGATGCAAGGAATGGACCCCAG TGCCCTGGAGGCTCTCATCAACTTTGCTTATAACGGCAACCTTGCTATAGACCAGCAAAATGTGCAGTCGCTGCTGATGGGGGCAAGCTTCCTACAGCTCCAGAGCATCAAAGACGCCTGTTGTACGTTCCTCCGAGAAAG GCTTCACCCCAAAAATTGCCTGGGTGTGCGCCAGTTTGCCGAGACAATGATGTGCGCAGTGCTGTATGACGCGGCCAACAGCTTCATCCACCAGCACTTTGTGGAGGTGTCTCTGTCGGAAGAGTTCCTGGCCCTGCCTTTGGAAGACGTGCTTGAGCTGGTGTCCCGGGATGAGCTGAATGTGAAGTCAGAGGAACAG GTTTTTGAAGCCGCACTGGCTTGGGTCAGATACGAcagggagaagagggaacctTGCCTGCCAGAGCTGCTGTCcaatatccgcctgcctctctgccGGCCCCAGTTCCTGTCAGACCGAGTGCAGCAAGATGACCTGGTGCGTTGCTGTCACAAGTGCAG GGACCTGGTAGATGAAGCAAAGGACTATCACCTCATGCCAGAGCGCAGGCCCCACCTGCCAGCTTTCAGGACTCGGCCTCGATGCTGCACATCCATCGCTGGGTTGATCTATGCCGTGGGGGGCCTCAACTCAGCAG GTGATTCCCTGAATGTGGTGGAAGTGTTCGACCCCATCGCCAATCGCTGGGAAAAGTGCCATCCCATGACAACAGCCCGAAGTCGTGTGGGTGTGGCTGTGGTGAACGGGCTTCTCTATGCAATCGGGGGCTATGACGGTCAGCTGCGGCTGAGCACTGTGGAGGCCTACAATCCTGAGACGGACACATGGACCAGAGTGGGGAGCATGAATAGCAAAAGAAG TGCCATGGGGACAGTCGTGCTGGACGGACAGATCTACGTCTGTGGAGGCTACGATGGCAACTCTTCCCTCAATTCTGTGGAGACCTACTCACCTGAGACGGACAA GTGGACGGTGGTGACTCCAATGAGCTCAAACCGCAGTGCGGCTGGGGTTACAATCTTCGAGGGCAGGATATATGTGTCAGGTGGCCACGATGGTTTGCAGATCTTCAACAGT GTGGAACACTACAACCACCACACAGCTACCTGGCACCCAGCGGCCAGCATGCTCAACAAGCGCTGCAGACATGGTGCCGCCTCCCTGGGAAGCAAGATGTTTGTTTGTGGGGGCTATGATGGCTCTGGCTTCCTCAGTATTGCTGAGATGTACAGCTCTGTGGCAGACCAGTGGTGCCTCATTGTACCCATGCATACACGCCGGAGTCGGGTCTCCCTTGTGGCCAGCTGTGGGCGCCTCTATGCAGTGGGTGGTTATGACGGACAGTCCAACCTAAGCTCGGTGGAGATGTATGACCCAGAGACGGACCGCTGGACGTTTATGGCCCCCATGGCATGCCACGAGGGAGGGGTTGGTGTGGGCTGCATTCCTCTTCTCACCATCTAA
- the Klhl18 gene encoding kelch-like protein 18 isoform X1, with protein MVEDGAEELEDLVHFSVSELPSRGYGVMEEIRRQGKLCDVTLKIGDHKFSAHRIVLAASIPYFHAMFTNDMMECKQDEIVMQGMDPSALEALINFAYNGNLAIDQQNVQSLLMGASFLQLQSIKDACCTFLRERLHPKNCLGVRQFAETMMCAVLYDAANSFIHQHFVEVSLSEEFLALPLEDVLELVSRDELNVKSEEQVFEAALAWVRYDREKREPCLPELLSNIRLPLCRPQFLSDRVQQDDLVRCCHKCRDLVDEAKDYHLMPERRPHLPAFRTRPRCCTSIAGLIYAVGGLNSAANFYAGDSLNVVEVFDPIANRWEKCHPMTTARSRVGVAVVNGLLYAIGGYDGQLRLSTVEAYNPETDTWTRVGSMNSKRSAMGTVVLDGQIYVCGGYDGNSSLNSVETYSPETDKWTVVTPMSSNRSAAGVTIFEGRIYVSGGHDGLQIFNSVEHYNHHTATWHPAASMLNKRCRHGAASLGSKMFVCGGYDGSGFLSIAEMYSSVADQWCLIVPMHTRRSRVSLVASCGRLYAVGGYDGQSNLSSVEMYDPETDRWTFMAPMACHEGGVGVGCIPLLTI; from the exons CCGGATCGTCTTAGCAGCTTCCATCCCATACTTCCATGCTATGTTTACTAATGACATGATGGAGTGCAAGCAGGATGAGATTGTGATGCAAGGAATGGACCCCAG TGCCCTGGAGGCTCTCATCAACTTTGCTTATAACGGCAACCTTGCTATAGACCAGCAAAATGTGCAGTCGCTGCTGATGGGGGCAAGCTTCCTACAGCTCCAGAGCATCAAAGACGCCTGTTGTACGTTCCTCCGAGAAAG GCTTCACCCCAAAAATTGCCTGGGTGTGCGCCAGTTTGCCGAGACAATGATGTGCGCAGTGCTGTATGACGCGGCCAACAGCTTCATCCACCAGCACTTTGTGGAGGTGTCTCTGTCGGAAGAGTTCCTGGCCCTGCCTTTGGAAGACGTGCTTGAGCTGGTGTCCCGGGATGAGCTGAATGTGAAGTCAGAGGAACAG GTTTTTGAAGCCGCACTGGCTTGGGTCAGATACGAcagggagaagagggaacctTGCCTGCCAGAGCTGCTGTCcaatatccgcctgcctctctgccGGCCCCAGTTCCTGTCAGACCGAGTGCAGCAAGATGACCTGGTGCGTTGCTGTCACAAGTGCAG GGACCTGGTAGATGAAGCAAAGGACTATCACCTCATGCCAGAGCGCAGGCCCCACCTGCCAGCTTTCAGGACTCGGCCTCGATGCTGCACATCCATCGCTGGGTTGATCTATGCCGTGGGGGGCCTCAACTCAGCAG CAAATTTTTATGCAGGTGATTCCCTGAATGTGGTGGAAGTGTTCGACCCCATCGCCAATCGCTGGGAAAAGTGCCATCCCATGACAACAGCCCGAAGTCGTGTGGGTGTGGCTGTGGTGAACGGGCTTCTCTATGCAATCGGGGGCTATGACGGTCAGCTGCGGCTGAGCACTGTGGAGGCCTACAATCCTGAGACGGACACATGGACCAGAGTGGGGAGCATGAATAGCAAAAGAAG TGCCATGGGGACAGTCGTGCTGGACGGACAGATCTACGTCTGTGGAGGCTACGATGGCAACTCTTCCCTCAATTCTGTGGAGACCTACTCACCTGAGACGGACAA GTGGACGGTGGTGACTCCAATGAGCTCAAACCGCAGTGCGGCTGGGGTTACAATCTTCGAGGGCAGGATATATGTGTCAGGTGGCCACGATGGTTTGCAGATCTTCAACAGT GTGGAACACTACAACCACCACACAGCTACCTGGCACCCAGCGGCCAGCATGCTCAACAAGCGCTGCAGACATGGTGCCGCCTCCCTGGGAAGCAAGATGTTTGTTTGTGGGGGCTATGATGGCTCTGGCTTCCTCAGTATTGCTGAGATGTACAGCTCTGTGGCAGACCAGTGGTGCCTCATTGTACCCATGCATACACGCCGGAGTCGGGTCTCCCTTGTGGCCAGCTGTGGGCGCCTCTATGCAGTGGGTGGTTATGACGGACAGTCCAACCTAAGCTCGGTGGAGATGTATGACCCAGAGACGGACCGCTGGACGTTTATGGCCCCCATGGCATGCCACGAGGGAGGGGTTGGTGTGGGCTGCATTCCTCTTCTCACCATCTAA
- the LOC100765346 gene encoding neutrophilic granule protein codes for MARLWKALVLVVALAVIPCEAHRPPRYEDIVDRAIEAYNNGRPGKPLFRLVDATQPSGQFSTSRISLEFRIKETECISTPERTQPRNCNFLEDGEERDCTGQFLRRGRSTYLTLSCDTDCSRQDSPDYTVEDVSEKDQLKDLPPEIRNIYENAKFDIINNILHNF; via the exons ATGGCAAGGCTGTGGAAGGCACTTGTGTTGGTGGTGGCCTTGGCTGTGATACCCTGTGAGGCCCATCGCCCACCAAGATATGAGGATATTGTTGACCGGGCCATAGAGGCATACAACAATGGGCGTCCAGGAAAGCCCCTCTTCCGCCTGGTAGATGCCACTCAGCCATCTGGTCAG TTCTCCACTAGCAGGATCTCACTGGAGTTCAGGATTAAAGAGACAGAGTGCATCTCCACACCGGAAAGAACACAGCCTAGAAACTGCAACTTCCTGGAAGATGGG GAGGAGCGAGACTGCACAGGCCAATTCCTCAGAAGGGGGCGTTCAACCTACCTGACCTTGAGCTGTGACACGGATTGCAGTAGACAG GATTCTCCTGATTACACTGTGGAGGATGTCTCTGAGAAGGACCAGCTCAAAGATCTTCCTCCTGAGATTAGGAACATTTATGAAAATGCCAAGTTTGACATCATCAACAACATCCTTCATAATTTCTAG